ATTGCTGTAATAATATATTTGGTTCTTCTACTCTACACCTTCACAGCATGTAGTGTTCTTAGTCCTCCCTTCAAATCCTAGGCCAGTAGTACTTGATGATCATagtaaagagattttttttcttttgttttcttaccTTTTGCACCGTACCCTTCCTATGTTGATCTTATTCTGCAGTGTGCCGGTTTAGACAGTGAGACAACccaaaatagttttaaataaatattgttagaatattattttttaatattattattattattttaaaatttaaaattatttattatattttatttaaaaatttaaaaaaattataatgatgaaattaaattaaataaaactatcTATGAACATATCCAAACAGAACCTAAAAGTGAATGTACTGTGAGAATTATATCTCTTGAGAGTTTAATTACTATTTTGAGAAACTAATAGAAATACGAATGTTGGGTTTACCTAAATTATGTACACGTTTTGtacaaatttatttgtaaaaaatttgttcaaaacGTGTCCGATCCCatcaaaaaaaagtaaaattttcaaattttttcacgtatagtctacttttttatttataaaagagtatTTTGTGAGACTTGTGTATTTGAGactatatatcatttctctagaaatatttttttatttttttaaaaaaataaaaataaaaccttttcattaaataaaattttaaataattttaatatttaatataatgaattttattttttgataagtaatataatgaattatttatattttaaataattttttaagatcttgttaATTTGAGACACAAGATCTGCATTGAGGCCTCATTTTAAGTTATTAttaatgtaaatataaattcacaaaaattatatttaaaaaatttaaataaaatatcattttattgaaaaatttaaaaatatttcatataataatttatattttattatatatattataattatgaatgacTCACTTAAATCTTTAAGCCTCAATTTGTATTGAACCGTCCCTAATTTGATCTCCAATCACGATGTTAATTATCTAAATTACAAGCCAACATCACTGAAAAATCAGCGGTAGATAGAACGACTCCTCCTGTAAATAGTTCTTGTGGATACTCTCATGAGAAGTTCtgagtttattaaaaaaaactacagAATATTACTAGGCAATTTTTCGGATATTTCTAAGCGACGACCATTGTACGTCCActataaaaaaagataacaaaacaATTTCGCCTTTACAAGTCAAACCACCGTCTCAATAGTACTTTTGTAACGGCTACAAAATACTTCGTTAAGATCTTTATTAAGGCGATAAGCATCGCCTGTGCACCGCCATAGATGCGTTGCCCAGGTTAACTTtggttcttttttaaaagaaaaacattaaacaGTACGGTATATTGGTTAACTCTAGAGTAGGGGGAATCTATGGTAAATTGGGTAAGGAACACAAATCgaatcttcttcctcctccacaaGCATATTCATGCTGACAAATGCAAGGACAAAGGATCGCCACCCAAAATGTGCCCATGTTCTAAGCCAAACAATCCACACCATCCTGGCGCCACACCAATCTACGATCAGGATTACTTGGGCAAATCTCAGTTATGCTCACTCAACCATGTACTAGTCTCCCACAAATGCACCAAAACCATCGAAGACCACGACGTGGAGAGTAAATATGAAACTTAAGAATCAGTGAGACGCAACCCAGTTGGACCAAACACCCGAAGAAGATGGATTGTGGAGTTCTTTTGTCGTCGATTTCAGTTATTTATCCATGTACGACCTCCATATATGGCTCTAAAAGATCCACTAAGATTCAAACTCGTTCTTGTGCAACACGCAGAATTCAGTGCTCAAATTCTGGTCCAGACTTGCCCCTAACAACTggtaagtttattattttatgtgttaaTTCAAACATCATTTGAATTTTTCACCGAGTGGAGCTTTTTAAGATGGGGGTTCCTTAAAAACCGGCTTCTTGAATCCTCCAAAGAGGTAGAATTTAGCTGCCTGTTTGGTTGAAAGAAATTAGTTGGTTTCGCAGATTGAAACTGAATGTGCTAAACTTGCTCGCTATTTGCcctaatttaaagaaaactggaagttgaatgcgaaaataattatattttgtaacaaCCAAGAAAGTCTAAAACCACATTTGGAATGTACTCcaaacaatgtgagatctcattcacATCTGTCAATACGCAATCTGGGTATTACATATTTCCACTTACTCAATGGTTTGTGACTGGCTATCTTGAACTGTAGCTATTTTTTTATACCTGTTTATCCATAATTTTTGCTTGGCAGATAAGGTATGAAATAGCTTAGGGAAACAGCTTCTTGAAAGCCTCTACAGCTTTCTACAGAGAGGATGAAAGAATTGTGGGGAAACAGCTTTCTCTTCTTACCTTCCATTGTTTACTTAAAATTGGGTTTGTGTGCAGTGCTTGTCACTTTACCCtctgttataaatataaattaggaGGTTCAAAGATCTCTGTTCCATAGAGGCCGTTAAACCAGTATTTACCTGTTTTCGATACATTAGAATGAATTCAACCCATATGctaaatatacatattattttagtttttttgcaTTGGGGCTTTCTTATTGGTGTCATTTATATAAAGGTATTGAATGACTTCTGGGATACATATTTCAAGATCCCCAGAGTTGCAGAGTTCCCGTTGTATGAATCTAATGATTTGGCTGAGGCCAATTTGGCACAATATTTGctaattaaaaatgttcaatgggaaatatttcatcttataagataatttcaGCATGGAAAATTATACTCTTCCCCATCAAGTTACCAATTCTGTAGCAATATGACCACCGAACTATCAAAGTTGTCACTTTACCCCCAAAGTACTacttcttttgaatttttttgtccCCCCACCACTGAACTATCAAAGTTGTCACTTTACCCCCAAAGTACTacttcttttgaatttttttgtccCCAAGATCATGCgatgtcacgtatttttcatttttatggtCAAATATTAACAAGGGGAAGATTATGAATAATTCTTCACATTGGGGATGAATTGACAACTGTGGTAATTTGGTGGTCATACTGAAAATGGAGTGGTATATTTTCTGGAATTCAGTCTTGATTTTGATAACACATTATggcagaaaattttaaaaatgatggtTCTATGACTGGTGGTGCATATGATTTTGAAAGAGCAACGACATCACTTACTGGTCTGTCAATATCGTCATCGAAGAAGGTGACTCTTGTAAGGCATGGCCTTAGCTCTTGGAATGAAGAGAGTAGAGTACAGGTGtgtttcttctctgttttccaACTTCTGTTAGttctgtttattttcttttggggagGGGGGATCGATTATCTTGTGGTTTCATAAGTGAAAACTGAAGTTGTACACTTCTTTGCTTCTCAAACCCAATTGTTGTGTTTTTATACTGCCTTAAATAATTGTGCTGGTATGGAGCGCCGTTACTAAATTACCTCCATGCCTTGTTTGCCTTGGATTTATGTTAGGTAAGATTTTTGAAAGGATTTAAAGTTTTTCATGTCTACTAACTTGATTGGTATATGTACATTCCAGGGAAGCTCAAACTTATCTATCCTAACAGAAACTGGAGTGAGGCAAGCAGAGAGGTGCAGGAAAGCCTTGGCAAATATGCACTTTGATCAATGCTTTTCAAGTCCAATATCTCGTGCCAAGGtttgaaaaatacatatttagtgtttttttttttatagtgtacATATTTAGTGTGCTGATTTTAATATTTCACAAATTTGATATGTGGGTGTTTAATGCAGTCCACTGCTGAAGTTCTATGGCAGGGGAGGGAAGAACCACTTATTTTCCTTGATTCACTAAAGGAAGCCcatctattttttcttgaagGCATGAAAAATGGTCTGTCTACTTTTTATTCAGATAGTTCTAAAACTTTCCAACTTTATTTGATGCAACTTTACATGATTCGTGGTGGTATCTTTAAATTAGTCAATTTTAATCCACTCGACTTCTTCATGACTCAGTCAAATATTCCGTAAGAATGGttgaattttgtaaaaaggCTCCTCTCTAGCTAGCTTGAAATATGCTTTTCTTGTGGACTTGTAATGGATCTTGATTTATATGTCTTCTTTAGTATTTATGCCCAAGACTAAATCACATTCAGAATTTGGAGGCAGTGGATGCAAAGGAGAGATATCCAAAGGAGTATACAACATGGAGAGAAGATCCTGCTAATTTCTATGTGAATGGTGTTTACCCTGTGCGAAAACTGTGGGGAACAGCAAGAGAGGCTTGGAGAGAAATATTGTTATCACCCGTAAGCCTTTCCATTAACACCATTGTTTTATATTCTCATATTGCAATCAATATAATTACCCTGTAAATATTTTCCTCATTGACCAGGGAGAGAGTTTTTTGGTTGTCACTCATAAATCAATTTTGAGGTCTCTGATCTGCACAGCTTTAGGGCTACCCCCAGAGAGGTATGTAATTGTATTAAAATAGATGCTATGACATGGTCTGTTACTTGTGATCCTTGAAAACGAAATTTTGATTGTTCACCAAGTTTCTTGACTATTCTGTAATTTATTTGGATATTCATACAAAATGGTGAAGGTTTGACCAATGACATGAGAACTTCATGAATTGTGTTTCATATTCCATTAAAGTTGGTATATTCATTCAACAAAATCCCCTTACTTTATAATAACAATCTAAACAATGATTTTGCTGGTATTGGCCTATTCTGATGGTCATAGGTAAAATCGCCTAGTACATCCAACTCCCCAAGTCAGATGTGACAATGTTAGCtcttggttgttttttttttgtttccatagTGGGTTGACGTGATGTCTTTTGTGCATTTTAGATGGAGCTGTTGCTCCAACGACACAttcttttatcacttcttaacttgTTATCTGAATAAGTCCCCATCAGTAAATTGCCATTTTATCAGAGTCAAAATGCCTGCTAGGACTATTTTAACGTTGTGATTGACCATGAAATATCATTTGACTAAAAAGGTATCACATTTATGCACTATAATTTCCTTTGGTAGTCCACCCTAACGAAGCTTTGAATGGTTCAGGTTCCGAGCAATAGATGTGTATAATGGTGGAATATCTGTCTTCAACTTCAACAAAAGAGGAGAAGCAATGCTACAATCTCTAAACATGACGGCCCACATGTACAACGATCACGTCTATCTTTACTGAAACTTATAGATGCTGTACATTCATTGATGAGAAAGAAGTAGTCCTTCTTCACCGACATATTTGGATAATACTTGGAATGTTAAGTTTATATGGCACATTCCATTTCATGGTTTCGAACATGACTTTGAGGAGAACTTCGACTGGAATGAATTTATCTGCAATTATGTAACACTTGAAGTCGCAGGCCGGCGCCTGTGCATTTGTGTGGCACTTTAATCTGGACGACTGGTGTCAGaaaatctgttttctttttcttcaacctgCATTTCCTGTTAACCTCTTCTTAAGTTATTATAGGTACTGGTGTATATGGCATAAAGGACTAGGCAGCCGCATGCAAGTCTAGTACTTCAACTGGCTCATTGTTGGTTTACCATGATTCTTTTTCTTCACCATCATCTCCTCTGGTGTTCACTGTCGAGGTCTCAAAATGACTTGCATTGCCATCAGAGTAAAGGTTTCTAAGTCTGCTATTGCGTTTAAGATCAGTGCTCTGTGCTCTATGaaaaattcaagcaaaatgaactccaaagagatttttttttttttttcctttttgaaaacTACAAGCTAAACGCCTAATTCAAGTCCCAATATGGGGTTCACGAATGATAAACAGATAGTGAGACTATCGAGGGCATACTTCAGTGATTGAGGCTTTATCGACAGACCGCGGCGTTGATTTGCTAGTATACTGATCTGAATCGAGCTCCTTTATCGGCATTTTTTGCTCCATTcgagaaggaaagaaatatgCCGGTTGTTTTGGTGATGGCAGAGTAATAGAGTGAGACAACATGGATCCTATTGTGGGTCTGTCGGCTGGATCGTGCTGTACACAGAGTAAGCCAACATGGAGACATCTCATTGCTTCACTTCTCGAGTAGGAATCTCCCAGTGTTGGATCCAACAGTTCCAAGGGCGTTCCATCCATCCAATGGTTCCAGGCCTGCACCCATTTATCAAGTAAATGTTACAATGCcactcttctccctctctcgtatgcatgcatatatggtgATGATGAGGGCATTAATTAAACAACGTATGAAAACAAAACCAGAAGATTGATTTTTACTCACATAGTTTAGAAGGTGTCCAGCACCATCTGATTGATAGAAAGAACTGATCTTCATGCCACTTAAAATCTCCAGAATCAGAACACCAAATCTATACACGTCGGACTTCACAGAGAATTGTCCATATTTAGCATATTCTGGGGACATGTAACCACTGCAAACCAACATCATTGATGCAAACCAACAGTTGTTAATTTGTTATGTGTGTAAGTGAAATAGATGAACATTCGAAACTTACTACGTGCCAACAATCCTCCTGGTGCTTCCTTGAGTTTGATCGACTCCAAAAATCTGTGGCAtgccaaaatctgaaatttttggaTCCATATTTTCACCTAACAAAATGTTACTAGCTTTAAGATCACGATGTACGACTTTTAGTCGAGAATCTTCGTGTAGATAAAGAAGTCCCCGCGAGATCCCTCCTATAATTCTATAACGTGTTGACCAATCAAGTTGTCCTTGCCTTTTGGGATCTACACGTTCATCAAAATTCAGAATTTTGGTTACGTGAACagtaaattaaagagaaatgatagttacagtcgtgagtgcgcaagtaccgtgtaatcactttgaaaaaaaataaataaatacggaatctacatgaaaagaaactaattttttaataatagatctcattctttttcaaaacgacttcACAACGCTTGTGCACTCcaccacgactgtatgtaagaTTACTCTAAACTAAATTCATATGCATATCACctaatttaattaactaaaaaatgaaaaaagattaGAACAAAAAGACAATCTAGTGATCATCTCATGCAAACTGCACAACATAGATATTAGCTAAGCAAACATGTAACTGAACCCTCCTTGAAAGAGATTAGACAACATAGGATATTAGACATACACACTCGACACTTGTAAGGTACGGACCATAAAGAAAGTAGTCCAGGCTCTTGTTGGGCAAAAATTCGTAGACGAGTATCTTCTCTTGTCCTTCCAAGCAAAATCCCAAAAGATTTGCAAGGTTTTTGTGATGAAACCGGGCTATTAAGacgatttcatttttaaattctcCTGCACCTTGTCTAGAACTTTTCGATAGCCTCTTCACAGCTATTCTTTGTCCATTAGGAAGTGTACCCTGAGATAAACTTGGATTCACAGACACATAcatgaaaagaagaaattaaaagaaaactagtAAAACCTTCACAATCACCTTGTAAACTGCACCAAATCCTCCTTCACCAAGCTTGTTATCATCTGAGAATTTGCCAGTGGCAGCTTCAATTGTAGCAAAATCAAATTGCAAGGACTCTGCAGTTGTAATGTGATTCGCAGCTGcacaacaaaataattaatactataatTAACTGCAAATTTAACATTAAGAAATAAGAataatgcataaaaataaaataaaatcagttagtttttcttaattacCATTTTCTTCCTGCATGGCATtgtacttttttctttctctccaactctttttaacaaatttaaatatttttaaaaaataaaaaaatatattaatatactaaaagTACTTATTGTTTGGATTTatagatgggttgagatggtttgtgtgaaaattttaaaaaattataatgatgagatgagatgggttgtgaATAGTGCATAATCAccgcataatcattttaaaaagagtgaaatttatgattaaaaaattaatttttttatgtagatctaatattttattcattttttttaaatgatttcgAGACAGTTGCATAATTCattgttgtaaatatattttctctaaattatatAGCTTACAGCAAGAGATCTAGCTAGCACAAACGGGCTTGCTTTGGGGATTCACCACCAAAATTAGGAAACAAATGGATAAGTCTATAGAATTCTAAACTTTATTACAGCGAAGGGTTACTGAATCTGCCACATTAAGAACTTCTAGATCGTTCTAGTTTTCGTTGTGGATGAGCTAATAATAAGctagttctttctttcttttcttcttcttcttcttcttttggttgAGAATTAGGACAGATTTCGTTCCCGCATCAAAGATTCTATCTTTTTCACATCTTCTGGTGTGTCGACACCATGAGCATCATGGTCGACCTTGATCACCTGTGAGAGAATCggcaaaaaaatatcaactttctGATTCGGGGACAAGTTTCAATGGCcattttctcagagagattAACAAGTCACAAGATAGAGTTTATAAGTACAAAAGCCAATCGCTTCAGACATAAATCTAAGAGGCATCTGCTAATGTACTACAGTAAACTCCGTTATTAAACATGTTTTCGCATTTTTAAACAATCAAAACAAGTCAAGCAATATACAAAGTCATTCACAAAGATGTAGAAACTTGTGGATAGTTTAGGCGGCAGTCTTAGTTGAAGCCCAATAAGTTAAAAGAAGTTTAACTCAGCATTGAGTTCTAAGATTGCTGCTGATTGCAGACTTCAATTGTAAGTGGCATTCATGCAAGGAACGTAGAGGATGTAAAAATCGGACACGTGCTCAggaaagaaataaggaaaaaaatgccTTCTGATTTtcgtttaataaatattttatagaaaaaatagcTTTGTtaagaaatacaataaatatgGGTCTTTTTCCAGACTAAAAAGAGCTCCATAGCTTTAAAGCCAGGACTAGAAATTACAAGTCAACCTGGTAGACTGACTAGGCGGGCCTGATAGAATTCACTCTACTTCGAAAGTATGCTTAATTTATGCCAAACCTTAAGATCTTAGAAACGCCAGTGATATCTTTCTCTCTTGCACACACGTGCGAGCACACATATACacagaggaaaaaataaataaaaaatacaacaactCAAACCAAAGATAAACAGTTACCTTCATCTTATATCCATTCTCAAGGACTTTGAGCTGCTCTAAATCTTCTTCTAGTTGCAAAGGAGTAGGTGGAAGCTCTGGATATATCTTTAAAAACTGTGCGTCATAGCTCTGGAAAGACAGAAGAAATGCATCAGGATGAAAAACCACACAGAAAAGTAAAAGTTCGCAAGGAAAACCCTTTTAAGCAATACCTGGATACCAAGATGGAGCAAATATGGGTATTGTGGATTGACAATCCCTGACCTGCGTTTCTTACATGAAGATATGAGTGAAACATTACTAGCCAGCTAGAAGTTCTATTCTGTAGTGCATCCATATAGGAAACACAAATAAACTTACTTGTTATACGGGATCAGACCCCTTGAAAAATAGATTGCATATCCACGAGCGTCCACCACACATTTCACACGATTTGGATCAGATGCATCTTCTGGTTTCAAGGATGTAACTGCAGTGCTGAACACAGCATCTGGGGATGCCTGCATTACTTGAACTAAactgattaatatatagaaaaagggGGAGGGGGTGAAACAAGCCATTGCTGACCCAGCGGTTTAAAAACTAGAGTCCATATCAAAAGAGAACTTCGGAGCTGTTGTGTATATAACATTTACTAAACATATATTAGGTGTCAAAGATAAGAGAAGGGTTCGGGAGTAAACCATATTCTTGTCTCTATCAATTAAAAagggaaaattatattttacccTCCTAAACTGCCATCCATTTTTTAGTGTACACcctaaattatcaaaaatctcaAGTTACATTCTAAGTTAAGAGAAGTTACATTGTACAATCTCATCTAGAAAATACATGCAGAGGGATACCTGCAGAGCTTTGACAACCCCATCTATTATCTCAGGCTCTAAAAGAGGCTCATCCCCCTGAATGTTAACAACAATGTCAAATTTCTTCCGAAGATATTGAAGTGCCTCATTGCATCGTTCAGTTCCTGAAAATCAAGCAATCAACTTGAGTTTATGAATCGCCTTGTGTTTTAAAAAGATAAGTTGCA
This genomic interval from Juglans regia cultivar Chandler chromosome 3, Walnut 2.0, whole genome shotgun sequence contains the following:
- the LOC108990638 gene encoding probable 2-carboxy-D-arabinitol-1-phosphatase, whose amino-acid sequence is MDCGVLLSSISVIYPCTTSIYGSKRSTKIQTRSCATRRIQCSNSGPDLPLTTENFKNDGSMTGGAYDFERATTSLTGLSISSSKKVTLVRHGLSSWNEESRVQGSSNLSILTETGVRQAERCRKALANMHFDQCFSSPISRAKSTAEVLWQGREEPLIFLDSLKEAHLFFLEGMKNVDAKERYPKEYTTWREDPANFYVNGVYPVRKLWGTAREAWREILLSPGESFLVVTHKSILRSLICTALGLPPERFRAIDVYNGGISVFNFNKRGEAMLQSLNMTAHMYNDHVYLY
- the LOC108990608 gene encoding cysteine-rich receptor-like protein kinase 10, whose translation is MYVSVNPSLSQGTLPNGQRIAVKRLSKSSRQGAGEFKNEIVLIARFHHKNLANLLGFCLEGQEKILVYEFLPNKSLDYFLYDPKRQGQLDWSTRYRIIGGISRGLLYLHEDSRLKVVHRDLKASNILLGENMDPKISDFGMPQIFGVDQTQGSTRRIVGTYGYMSPEYAKYGQFSVKSDVYRFGVLILEILSGMKISSFYQSDGAGHLLNYAWNHWMDGTPLELLDPTLGDSYSRSEAMRCLHVGLLCVQHDPADRPTIGSMLSHSITLPSPKQPAYFFPSRMEQKMPIKELDSDQYTSKSTPRSVDKASITEVCPR
- the LOC108990605 gene encoding 3-deoxy-manno-octulosonate cytidylyltransferase, mitochondrial-like, translated to MSPTSTTSSSSGSNSTTSSWLMQGLLAGAAIAAAAGTYALISARRSARFRSQVIGIIPARFASSRFQGKPLVPILGKPMIQRTWERAKLATTLNKLVVATDDERIAEICQGFGADVIMTSESCQNGTERCNEALQYLRKKFDIVVNIQGDEPLLEPEIIDGVVKALQASPDAVFSTAVTSLKPEDASDPNRVKCVVDARGYAIYFSRGLIPYNKSGIVNPQYPYLLHLGIQSYDAQFLKIYPELPPTPLQLEEDLEQLKVLENGYKMKVIKVDHDAHGVDTPEDVKKIESLMRERNLS